TCTGTCGAGGACAAACCAACAGCCTGCAGAAGCATTTGTCAGatgtctaaaaatgtctttcatatGTCAACAGAACAGCCTCAAAAACCTTTCTAACATGCTGAATGCAGAATAAAACTCCAACAGAGCTGGTCCTGGGAAAGTTATAGTctgctttctttgtcttctctctatGATCAACATCAGTAACTCACCTggtagtcctcctcctctgtcagcagGTTGTTGAGGGCTTCGTTGACGGACTTGTTGTTGTGACTCTGGACAGACCTCAGGTAAGGCTTGACCAACTTCAGCTGGTTCACCTGGTCAAGCAAAAACAATCCAAATCATGTCACTTCTACCGTGTTTGGCACCGTGTgttaaacaaagacaaaggttTTGATTCACAGAGGTTGACCTCGCTGCTGGTTACCTTGCTGAAAAAGGTGACAGCTCGGCTGTGGTCCAGCCGTGGAGACAGAATGGTCAGCAGGTCATTCAGTAAGAGGGGTTTGTACTCCAGGTAGAAGTACAGAGACTTGTAGTACAGCTCCACATTGGCAACCTGAGGAGGAAATATGACACAAAGATGACAAACAGTAAAGATGCCTGGAGAGGAAATCAACAGTTCAGTCACAAACACTTCTGTTTACCTTCGCAATAATGTCTTTGAACAGCCCTTCTTTCCACGCATCTGTCGGATGAGAGATCATCGTGAGGACGGCGTTGTCATACTCCTCATATTTATCGTAAAGGAAAACCAGCTCTGCCCATAAGTGAGACTGCTCTGCTGCACGAAGgacctggaaaacacagaaaacacacaacaagtCATTCAGGCttctgaatgaactgaagcGCTCAGTCATGTCAaagtatgtatgtttgtttgaggtaaaacatgacataaacataatttatttattgCGTATAGCCCCTTTCTGAAAATCTTGAAGCGCTTTCAAGAGGCAGAAAACTCATAACTGATGTAACCAATCAACAGCCAGTGATACAACAGATGAACCAgcatgatgaaaacacagagcagactaCTACTGCTGATGAGACGCAGAAATCTTTGCAGAGTAATAAATCAAAGAGGTTCATGGCACACAAGCAGCCTCCTCATGCGTGATGAACTCTTTATTACAAAAGACAAAATTgtcttgaaacacacacacacacacacacacagatatgctcTACCTTTGGGATGTTGACTCTGGACCAGAAGAGCTCCAGGTGCTCCCTCATCTTCTGAGGTTTGAACTTCGAGTAGAGGATGGCGAGCTCGGTGAACATGCCCATGTGAGCCCGCTCCAGACCCAACGCAGCCTCCAGCAGAGCAATGAGTTCCTCAAAGTACCCGCGGTCCTGATAGTAGCTGATCAGGTCCTCCAGCTCGTCAGCGTGGATCACTATGTGAAGGCCACAGATTTGTGCCAGCCGAAACTCCTCGCCATCCACACACGCGAAACACACCTGATGACCGGAGGGAACAGAGGAGAGTTGACAGGAATTATCACTTCTTACGCTTAACAAACTTATATTGGTTCAATAAACAACGAAACAACATGAGGGAGCTGATTTTACGTTGGTGAGGAGATTCACAGGGATATTCCTGAAATCCTCTGTCCATATTCTAGTAAATTCTGATCTAAAACTTCACACAAAAGTACAATTTGAATATATCTTCATAGCACCAAAGATTAAATAGTAAATCTCTTCGCTAGTAGTCTCCCATGAGGCTGTAACAGTGCTTCAGCAGCTAATACAAAGGAAACCACTTGCAGTGATCATGTGCGCTCAGGTCAAATTGATCACTATGTGCAGATTAATATTTTTTGTTATTCTGCGCATTTTTCATTAAAACGGTGACGTGTTCAAGTTACCAAATGCAATATTAGATACTAGTCTATCTTAGAATATTCAGTATTGTGTTTCAGTTACCTCCTTCCATGTCCGCGTGCTGTTGGCTTTTCTGGCGCTGTCTACAGCTGCTTGGTACTCTCCGAGGTGAACCAGTGTCGATGCAAGGCGAGCAAAGTTGGACACATTGTTGTACAAGAGTTTGGCTGCTTCGTACATTCCCTCCTCATAACATCTATCGCCGACctggagaaggagggggagagaaattAGCAGGCAGATATGGAGTTCCTTGCAAACGTTCAATATTGTGGCATCAAAATCCTCTCAATATTacagctgtgatgtttttcttaCCTGCTGGATGTGAGCATTGTTGGGCCCACTGACAAACTCTTCCAGCTCAGCCAGACGGTTGGTTTTAGCCAAAGCAAAGATCAGCTCTGTCTCCACGTAAGACTCTCTGGCTTTCTTTCGAGCCATCTGGAGGAATTTCACCAGGTCTTCCCAGTTATCTGCAGAATACAAACAATGCCTTAAAGATCAAGTCAGATCAATCACACAGGAAAGACAATCaatgtgagctgctgctgtgaagcagGGTCGTGCTGCAAAGCGAAGGCTTACTGTTCTTGCTGGCTGCATTGACCACCTCCATGTATGCCGAGGGGTCAACGGCTTTAATATACGAGTCAATGGCCTCCTTGACCAGGTCTCTCTGCAGCTGGGCTCTGGCTAACTGGCTCCACACGGCAGGCTCATTACAGCGCTCAGCAAACTCGTAGGCACGATCCAAGTTCCCTATGTGCTCTATCAATACCTACAGGAAAGGACGAGAGAGGTGAGTTACATGACACACAGCTGCTACCAAGAATAAAAAGTAAGCTTTAACAGTTCTAATTTCCAGCAATAAGTAACAGAAATCATTTCACTAAACAGTAATTAAGAGATTGGAAGCATCAACTGTCAATACAGATTCTAAATACTCATTCTCAACATTAGGAACATTTTATATTCATGTTATACTGTTGAATGTCAAATAACAGGAGTATTCTGAGCAGTTTTTAACTTTAGCCAATACACTATCGGTGTAATCGGTGCAGCTCAAGCAGTCATACATTTGCGTTACCTGTATGGCGGAGGTGTTGACATCAAACTTCTTGAAAATGGCAAACGCTTCTTCAAAGAGCTCGTTGCTGATGGCAATATTAGCGATGTCTGGAGCATCGTAGTTGTCTAGCCTGTTAATGTACTCCATCACACGAGTGCGGTCTGCCTTGATGGCCGTCAAAATCAGCAAGTTCTGAAGGTTTCTGGGAAAACACCCGAACAGACGGATTATTTCAAATGATGGCCAAGAGTATTGTAGTAAACTTCTTATGATGTCCAACAGGCTGTGACCCTGCTGTACCTGTGTTCACTGAAGACAGAGTTATCGAGCACGATCTTCTCTAGCAGCTCAATCAGCTCGTTGGGCAGGTCTGCAGTCATGAAGGCCTTGACTGTGACTGACACCTCCTCTGGGTCCTGGGTCTCTGACAGGGCTGTCTGCACCACCTGAGATGAGATAAAAGAAGGAGACAGCAAACGTAAGCACTGAAAAAACAGCCCTCAATCAAAGTCTGCATCAGTTCAGGATCTGAACCGGAGGAACGCCGAACCTGGTCGATGAGCTGTCTTCTGAAGGGGTTGTTCTCTTCTAACACGTTCGCCCAAAGCTCCGGATCTTTTCGTCGCACCAGGTATCGAGCCTCACTCTTGAATAATGAGTTCTCATTGCACACCTGAGAAGAAAACATATGATATGATTTATCCATTTTGGAATGATGTCAGTCATCATCTAAACGCTGTGTCTCGTGAGCTACACACTTTGATGAGCTCCAGGTCGCACTGTCCTCTCTCATAAGCCACACAGGCCAGGTGGGGGTCCCTCTTCTCGCAGTATTTTCCGACCACGGCGCTGTCGTAGAACGGGTTCTCCTTCAGGAAGCGCTCGGGCGTGTTGTTGCTGTCAATGTAGATCTTGGccagtgcattgtgggtagcTGGCTCCTCGCATCCTTCGTGGATACGGGACTCCAGCCATGGCAACAGAAGTTTTAGCCTGAGAAgataatgggaaaaaaaacactgctttgaAGTATCAGCTGCATTAACTGACATTTAACCTGCATGCTTGACTGTAGTTTTGCAGTAGTGTAGTGCACAACCACAACACTAGATGGTAGTGTTGTGCATTCAGCAACATCGTTTGCTCAAAGTgtgaaatgtttacattttctcacGCTCACATTTTCTGACACAGACTGGAAATAGCTTCAGTGGAGCAATTCATATCTCTCGCAATATCGCTAAAAAAAATAGGGTGGGAGAACAGCTCTTCTGAAAAGGCCAGACAGAATCAACATTAGAAGCATCTTTGACGcgaaaataaaatgatttatttcagcTTCTGTAGTGCAGAAACTGGCAGCATACACAGGGCAGATAATAACAGGAGTCTGCATATctcttcatatttattcatgcaCATATTTCAGCCACTGCTGCTAACTTTACTTCTGTTGATCCCCTCAAGCATTATCGGGAAGCTGAGGATTATTTTTTGACTTCTGTGACTTGAAGATCACAGGTCTTTCTTTTAACTGGCCCATTCTGTCATTAGCAgataaaatgtacagtatgaagGAGTTCAAGCAGACCACAGGCATGTCCTGCAGTGTAAGTGAAGCCAATATAACCACTACATCTAGTTACATTCCTAATGAGGTTTAACCAAAAACCTATTAGGTACCTCCAGagacataaataataaatttgCAATAAGTACCGTGACACAAATGTACGCAACTAATCGAGATGAGAAGAAATAGTGGAACTATTTATAATTCAATCTTACCTATTCCTCTTCTctacctcctccaccagctcatCAGTGGAAAACTGCCCTCTGACCACCATGATAAGGTTCTTAATGACATCCTCAGCACAGTCCACATCCAACAGACCGCCTATCACTACTGGTAAACGACTGGGGTTCACCTGAAAACGAGTGCAACACATTCTAAGTGAAGCTGTCAACAGGAGTAAGGAATAACCAGTTATGTATAAAGCCTCATTAGAAGTCTTGAACTTACTTTCTGCACATAGATTTCAATGTATTTCTGTAGACTGTTGCGGTAGAGGTAGAGAACCAGGTCATGGACGAAGTCAAAGCGATCGCACACAATGATAAGAGGAAGCTGGTCAGTTAGCTTGGCCTCCTACAAAAGGAAAAACCACAAGGGTTCAATGTGATTAAATTGCATGGAATGACGAATAAAGTATATCTCAAAACTGCTGCCGAATGATAAAATCAATCATTAACAGTCAGACATGCAggatcttttatttttttaccttGAGGAAGTTTTTAACCCTCTCTGGGTCGTAGCAGTTGCTCTCTCTACAGATTCTCTCCACTTCTTTGATTTGGCCAGTTTTACAAGCAGCCTGGATGTACTTGAAGTGAACGTCAGGCTCCTGGCTGAAATTCACAATCGACCCAAGGAAGTAAAACAAGCCTTGGATGGAGATGGCAGGGGAGAAACAGCACAAAGGTCAGCTCGATCTATGATGAAAGCTGGCACCAAAACTGAAAAATTGCTTATTTAAAACATCCCCAAGTCTGCACCCAAGCCCCCACTCATGTGTGACACCTACCCTCATAACTCTTGAAGGATTCAAAGAGCTCCACTAATGATTGAGTCCCCAGCTGCTCATGATATTTAGAGGCTACctggacacacagctgaaggttttgccTGATGTTGGCCGACAACATGGCCCTTAGACACTCCAAAGAGTCCTCCACTGATAAAGAGCCAAAGAAGTTCACCAGCCACTAAAAAGGAGAACAAGAGtaaggacaagaagaagacagagaagtgaGACAGCAGGGCAAGAAGACTCCTAAGGGAGCAATATTCACGGACGTGACCGAACATCCACAGGCATACCTCAGGGTTGAGCAGATGTGTGTGCACCACGGCTCGTTTGATATCATACAGGTCAGTGTAGTGTTCAAGAGCTCTCTGCAGCAGGCCTGCCTTCTCACACAGCTGAGCAACGTGGGCACGGTCATAGTGGGTGAACATCTGGTTCCCCAGGATTGCATCTGCTACCTGAAAGAATTCACacgcacatgaacacacaaatcatgtttaatgttgtcgcAGGTGAAGTTGCATTTCGTCATTTTAGTTACAGTCGTTTTAGTCTGAATGTTCACCTGGGGGGCGTGTATGAGGTTCATCTCCAGCAGACGTGTCTGTAAGTGTCCTTCGGCTGGGCGGTTGTTCTTTAGGGCATCCAACAGGAAGGAGGTGCACTGCTGGATCAGATTGCCCTCCATGAACACATCTACGATCTACCAAACggcaagaggaagaaaaggagacataaaaagagaaaatgaagttgGTGAATAATGTTAAGATTTTTGACTTCCTACCATCTGCGAACCATGATTTCAGCTAGCACGCTAGGTAAGATTAGAGTGGCACTCGCACACTTTTAAGAAACACAAGCCCGGTAGCCAGATGTTGGTGCTTTTCATATTTAACAACATCTGTAGAGGCTACAActgaggggggggggctgagCAGAGTGATGATGTGGCTttaaaaagaggagggggtcactgactcagtgcaTTCCTGACATTGCTGGCACATCTGGAATAACACAGATGGAGGCTCCCACACTGggcactttgtgtgtttgcgtgcatgtgtgagagtAAAGACGCAGATTTTAAAAAGGAGGGCGTGTGCAGGAGCTACATGCTGCGTTTGTGGTGAGTGATGCGGTCATGTTGCTGTGTATGTTACCTGGTTGATGTTGGCCAGCGGCTCCTCATCCTGGACCAGCATCTGGGCAAACTGCAG
This Chaetodon auriga isolate fChaAug3 chromosome 5, fChaAug3.hap1, whole genome shotgun sequence DNA region includes the following protein-coding sequences:
- the cltcl1 gene encoding clathrin heavy chain 1 isoform X5 is translated as MAQILPIRFQEHLQLQNMGVNPANIGFSYLTMESDKFICIREKVGEQNQVVIVDMSDPTNPIRRPISADSAIMNPASKVIALPTAAKTLQIFNIEMKSKVKAHTMTEEVMFWKWISVNTVALVTDSAVYHWSMEGDSQPTKVFDRHASLAGCQIINYRTDEQQKWLLLIGISAQQNRVVGAMQLYSVDRKVSQPIEGHAAAFGEFKVEGNAKPSTLFCFAVRSQAGGKLHIIEVGQPAAGNQPFPKKAVDVFFPPEAQTDFPVAMQIGNKHGVIYLITKYGYIHLYDLESGVCIYMNRISAETIFVTAPHEATSGIIGVNKKGQVLSVCVEEENIVNYATNVLQNPDLALRMAVRSNLAGAEEIFARKFNTLFAQGSYSEAAKVAASAPKGILRTAETIRKFQSVPAQPGQASPLLQYFGILLDQGQLNKFESLELCRPVLQQGRKQLLEKWLKEDKLECSEELGDLVKASDPTLALSVYLRANVPNKVIQCFAETGQFQKIVLYAKKVGYTPDWVFLLRNVMRVNPDQGLQFAQMLVQDEEPLANINQIVDVFMEGNLIQQCTSFLLDALKNNRPAEGHLQTRLLEMNLIHAPQVADAILGNQMFTHYDRAHVAQLCEKAGLLQRALEHYTDLYDIKRAVVHTHLLNPEWLVNFFGSLSVEDSLECLRAMLSANIRQNLQLCVQVASKYHEQLGTQSLVELFESFKSYEGLFYFLGSIVNFSQEPDVHFKYIQAACKTGQIKEVERICRESNCYDPERVKNFLKEAKLTDQLPLIIVCDRFDFVHDLVLYLYRNSLQKYIEIYVQKVNPSRLPVVIGGLLDVDCAEDVIKNLIMVVRGQFSTDELVEEVEKRNRLKLLLPWLESRIHEGCEEPATHNALAKIYIDSNNTPERFLKENPFYDSAVVGKYCEKRDPHLACVAYERGQCDLELIKVCNENSLFKSEARYLVRRKDPELWANVLEENNPFRRQLIDQVVQTALSETQDPEEVSVTVKAFMTADLPNELIELLEKIVLDNSVFSEHRNLQNLLILTAIKADRTRVMEYINRLDNYDAPDIANIAISNELFEEAFAIFKKFDVNTSAIQVLIEHIGNLDRAYEFAERCNEPAVWSQLARAQLQRDLVKEAIDSYIKAVDPSAYMEVVNAASKNNNWEDLVKFLQMARKKARESYVETELIFALAKTNRLAELEEFVSGPNNAHIQQVGDRCYEEGMYEAAKLLYNNVSNFARLASTLVHLGEYQAAVDSARKANSTRTWKEVCFACVDGEEFRLAQICGLHIVIHADELEDLISYYQDRGYFEELIALLEAALGLERAHMGMFTELAILYSKFKPQKMREHLELFWSRVNIPKVLRAAEQSHLWAELVFLYDKYEEYDNAVLTMISHPTDAWKEGLFKDIIAKVANVELYYKSLYFYLEYKPLLLNDLLTILSPRLDHSRAVTFFSKVNQLKLVKPYLRSVQSHNNKSVNEALNNLLTEEEDYQGLRASIDAYDNFDTIGLAQRLEKHELIEFRRIAAYLYKGNNRWRQSVELCKKDKLYKDAMLYAAESKDAELAETLLQWFLEEGRKECFAACLFASYDLLHPDVVLELAWRHNIMDFAMPYFIQVMREYLTKVDEFAAKVTVDKLEEAESQRKTEEEVTEPQPMVFGQQLMLTSSPAPVAPQPAYPGYGYPTAGYPAQPTATGGYPTQPTAAGGYPVQPAAYGFNM
- the cltcl1 gene encoding clathrin heavy chain 1 isoform X3; protein product: MAQILPIRFQEHLQLQNMGVNPANIGFSYLTMESDKFICIREKVGEQNQVVIVDMSDPTNPIRRPISADSAIMNPASKVIALPTAAKTLQIFNIEMKSKVKAHTMTEEVMFWKWISVNTVALVTDSAVYHWSMEGDSQPTKVFDRHASLAGCQIINYRTDEQQKWLLLIGISAQQNRVVGAMQLYSVDRKVSQPIEGHAAAFGEFKVEGNAKPSTLFCFAVRSQAGGKLHIIEVGQPAAGNQPFPKKAVDVFFPPEAQTDFPVAMQIGNKHGVIYLITKYGYIHLYDLESGVCIYMNRISAETIFVTAPHEATSGIIGVNKKGQVLSVCVEEENIVNYATNVLQNPDLALRMAVRSNLAGAEEIFARKFNTLFAQGSYSEAAKVAASAPKGILRTAETIRKFQSVPAQPGQASPLLQYFGILLDQGQLNKFESLELCRPVLQQGRKQLLEKWLKEDKLECSEELGDLVKASDPTLALSVYLRANVPNKVIQCFAETGQFQKIVLYAKKVGYTPDWVFLLRNVMRVNPDQGLQFAQMLVQDEEPLANINQIVDVFMEGNLIQQCTSFLLDALKNNRPAEGHLQTRLLEMNLIHAPQVADAILGNQMFTHYDRAHVAQLCEKAGLLQRALEHYTDLYDIKRAVVHTHLLNPEWLVNFFGSLSVEDSLECLRAMLSANIRQNLQLCVQVASKYHEQLGTQSLVELFESFKSYEGLFYFLGSIVNFSQEPDVHFKYIQAACKTGQIKEVERICRESNCYDPERVKNFLKEAKLTDQLPLIIVCDRFDFVHDLVLYLYRNSLQKYIEIYVQKVNPSRLPVVIGGLLDVDCAEDVIKNLIMVVRGQFSTDELVEEVEKRNRLKLLLPWLESRIHEGCEEPATHNALAKIYIDSNNTPERFLKENPFYDSAVVGKYCEKRDPHLACVAYERGQCDLELIKVCNENSLFKSEARYLVRRKDPELWANVLEENNPFRRQLIDQVVQTALSETQDPEEVSVTVKAFMTADLPNELIELLEKIVLDNSVFSEHRNLQNLLILTAIKADRTRVMEYINRLDNYDAPDIANIAISNELFEEAFAIFKKFDVNTSAIQVLIEHIGNLDRAYEFAERCNEPAVWSQLARAQLQRDLVKEAIDSYIKAVDPSAYMEVVNAASKNNNWEDLVKFLQMARKKARESYVETELIFALAKTNRLAELEEFVSGPNNAHIQQVGDRCYEEGMYEAAKLLYNNVSNFARLASTLVHLGEYQAAVDSARKANSTRTWKEVCFACVDGEEFRLAQICGLHIVIHADELEDLISYYQDRGYFEELIALLEAALGLERAHMGMFTELAILYSKFKPQKMREHLELFWSRVNIPKVLRAAEQSHLWAELVFLYDKYEEYDNAVLTMISHPTDAWKEGLFKDIIAKVANVELYYKSLYFYLEYKPLLLNDLLTILSPRLDHSRAVTFFSKVNQLKLVKPYLRSVQSHNNKSVNEALNNLLTEEEDYQGLRASIDAYDNFDTIGLAQRLEKHELIEFRRIAAYLYKGNNRWRQSVELCKKDKLYKDAMLYAAESKDAELAETLLQWFLEEGRKECFAACLFASYDLLHPDVVLELAWRHNIMDFAMPYFIQVMREYLTKVDKLEEAESQRKTEEEVTEPQPMVFGQQLMLTSSPAPVAPQPAYPGYGYPTAGYPAQPAAAGGYPAQPTATGGYPTQPTAAGGYPVQPAAYGFNM
- the cltcl1 gene encoding clathrin heavy chain 1 isoform X1, with the translated sequence MAQILPIRFQEHLQLQNMGVNPANIGFSYLTMESDKFICIREKVGEQNQVVIVDMSDPTNPIRRPISADSAIMNPASKVIALPTAAKTLQIFNIEMKSKVKAHTMTEEVMFWKWISVNTVALVTDSAVYHWSMEGDSQPTKVFDRHASLAGCQIINYRTDEQQKWLLLIGISAQQNRVVGAMQLYSVDRKVSQPIEGHAAAFGEFKVEGNAKPSTLFCFAVRSQAGGKLHIIEVGQPAAGNQPFPKKAVDVFFPPEAQTDFPVAMQIGNKHGVIYLITKYGYIHLYDLESGVCIYMNRISAETIFVTAPHEATSGIIGVNKKGQVLSVCVEEENIVNYATNVLQNPDLALRMAVRSNLAGAEEIFARKFNTLFAQGSYSEAAKVAASAPKGILRTAETIRKFQSVPAQPGQASPLLQYFGILLDQGQLNKFESLELCRPVLQQGRKQLLEKWLKEDKLECSEELGDLVKASDPTLALSVYLRANVPNKVIQCFAETGQFQKIVLYAKKVGYTPDWVFLLRNVMRVNPDQGLQFAQMLVQDEEPLANINQIVDVFMEGNLIQQCTSFLLDALKNNRPAEGHLQTRLLEMNLIHAPQVADAILGNQMFTHYDRAHVAQLCEKAGLLQRALEHYTDLYDIKRAVVHTHLLNPEWLVNFFGSLSVEDSLECLRAMLSANIRQNLQLCVQVASKYHEQLGTQSLVELFESFKSYEGLFYFLGSIVNFSQEPDVHFKYIQAACKTGQIKEVERICRESNCYDPERVKNFLKEAKLTDQLPLIIVCDRFDFVHDLVLYLYRNSLQKYIEIYVQKVNPSRLPVVIGGLLDVDCAEDVIKNLIMVVRGQFSTDELVEEVEKRNRLKLLLPWLESRIHEGCEEPATHNALAKIYIDSNNTPERFLKENPFYDSAVVGKYCEKRDPHLACVAYERGQCDLELIKVCNENSLFKSEARYLVRRKDPELWANVLEENNPFRRQLIDQVVQTALSETQDPEEVSVTVKAFMTADLPNELIELLEKIVLDNSVFSEHRNLQNLLILTAIKADRTRVMEYINRLDNYDAPDIANIAISNELFEEAFAIFKKFDVNTSAIQVLIEHIGNLDRAYEFAERCNEPAVWSQLARAQLQRDLVKEAIDSYIKAVDPSAYMEVVNAASKNNNWEDLVKFLQMARKKARESYVETELIFALAKTNRLAELEEFVSGPNNAHIQQVGDRCYEEGMYEAAKLLYNNVSNFARLASTLVHLGEYQAAVDSARKANSTRTWKEVCFACVDGEEFRLAQICGLHIVIHADELEDLISYYQDRGYFEELIALLEAALGLERAHMGMFTELAILYSKFKPQKMREHLELFWSRVNIPKVLRAAEQSHLWAELVFLYDKYEEYDNAVLTMISHPTDAWKEGLFKDIIAKVANVELYYKSLYFYLEYKPLLLNDLLTILSPRLDHSRAVTFFSKVNQLKLVKPYLRSVQSHNNKSVNEALNNLLTEEEDYQGLRASIDAYDNFDTIGLAQRLEKHELIEFRRIAAYLYKGNNRWRQSVELCKKDKLYKDAMLYAAESKDAELAETLLQWFLEEGRKECFAACLFASYDLLHPDVVLELAWRHNIMDFAMPYFIQVMREYLTKVDEFAAKVTVDKLEEAESQRKTEEEVTEPQPMVFGQQLMLTSSPAPVAPQPAYPGYGYPTAGYPAQPAAAGGYPAQPTATGGYPTQPTAAGGYPVQPAAYGFNM
- the cltcl1 gene encoding clathrin heavy chain 1 isoform X4, encoding MAQILPIRFQEHLQLQNMGVNPANIGFSYLTMESDKFICIREKVGEQNQVVIVDMSDPTNPIRRPISADSAIMNPASKVIALKAAKTLQIFNIEMKSKVKAHTMTEEVMFWKWISVNTVALVTDSAVYHWSMEGDSQPTKVFDRHASLAGCQIINYRTDEQQKWLLLIGISAQQNRVVGAMQLYSVDRKVSQPIEGHAAAFGEFKVEGNAKPSTLFCFAVRSQAGGKLHIIEVGQPAAGNQPFPKKAVDVFFPPEAQTDFPVAMQIGNKHGVIYLITKYGYIHLYDLESGVCIYMNRISAETIFVTAPHEATSGIIGVNKKGQVLSVCVEEENIVNYATNVLQNPDLALRMAVRSNLAGAEEIFARKFNTLFAQGSYSEAAKVAASAPKGILRTAETIRKFQSVPAQPGQASPLLQYFGILLDQGQLNKFESLELCRPVLQQGRKQLLEKWLKEDKLECSEELGDLVKASDPTLALSVYLRANVPNKVIQCFAETGQFQKIVLYAKKVGYTPDWVFLLRNVMRVNPDQGLQFAQMLVQDEEPLANINQIVDVFMEGNLIQQCTSFLLDALKNNRPAEGHLQTRLLEMNLIHAPQVADAILGNQMFTHYDRAHVAQLCEKAGLLQRALEHYTDLYDIKRAVVHTHLLNPEWLVNFFGSLSVEDSLECLRAMLSANIRQNLQLCVQVASKYHEQLGTQSLVELFESFKSYEGLFYFLGSIVNFSQEPDVHFKYIQAACKTGQIKEVERICRESNCYDPERVKNFLKEAKLTDQLPLIIVCDRFDFVHDLVLYLYRNSLQKYIEIYVQKVNPSRLPVVIGGLLDVDCAEDVIKNLIMVVRGQFSTDELVEEVEKRNRLKLLLPWLESRIHEGCEEPATHNALAKIYIDSNNTPERFLKENPFYDSAVVGKYCEKRDPHLACVAYERGQCDLELIKVCNENSLFKSEARYLVRRKDPELWANVLEENNPFRRQLIDQVVQTALSETQDPEEVSVTVKAFMTADLPNELIELLEKIVLDNSVFSEHRNLQNLLILTAIKADRTRVMEYINRLDNYDAPDIANIAISNELFEEAFAIFKKFDVNTSAIQVLIEHIGNLDRAYEFAERCNEPAVWSQLARAQLQRDLVKEAIDSYIKAVDPSAYMEVVNAASKNNNWEDLVKFLQMARKKARESYVETELIFALAKTNRLAELEEFVSGPNNAHIQQVGDRCYEEGMYEAAKLLYNNVSNFARLASTLVHLGEYQAAVDSARKANSTRTWKEVCFACVDGEEFRLAQICGLHIVIHADELEDLISYYQDRGYFEELIALLEAALGLERAHMGMFTELAILYSKFKPQKMREHLELFWSRVNIPKVLRAAEQSHLWAELVFLYDKYEEYDNAVLTMISHPTDAWKEGLFKDIIAKVANVELYYKSLYFYLEYKPLLLNDLLTILSPRLDHSRAVTFFSKVNQLKLVKPYLRSVQSHNNKSVNEALNNLLTEEEDYQGLRASIDAYDNFDTIGLAQRLEKHELIEFRRIAAYLYKGNNRWRQSVELCKKDKLYKDAMLYAAESKDAELAETLLQWFLEEGRKECFAACLFASYDLLHPDVVLELAWRHNIMDFAMPYFIQVMREYLTKVDKLEEAESQRKTEEEVTEPQPMVFGQQLMLTSSPAPVAPQPAYPGYGYPTAGYPAQPAAAGGYPAQPTATGGYPTQPTAAGGYPVQPAAYGFNM